From a single Micromonospora pallida genomic region:
- a CDS encoding FxLD family lanthipeptide, with product MTEERTAPLASPVAVDGKKDEFGPDDWELDITFIESGESVDKLIYMTNDGCGKTCQSACSTTCPA from the coding sequence ATGACCGAGGAGCGGACCGCCCCGCTGGCGTCGCCGGTGGCGGTGGACGGGAAGAAAGACGAGTTCGGGCCGGACGACTGGGAGCTGGACATCACGTTCATCGAGTCCGGCGAGAGCGTCGACAAGCTGATCTACATGACGAACGACGGGTGCGGCAAGACCTGCCAGTCCGCCTGCAGCACCACCTGCCCGGCGTAG
- a CDS encoding lantibiotic dehydratase, which yields MYRYLDALVVRASTCSPDWLVGGWPDLTGAEAAGSWQRWLEQMFAVPQFAAAVELASPVLADRVRSVCASRVGEGEARRVVVSVLRYLLRARGRATPYGLFAGVAAARLAPTAAVRFGDGHRAVLRVRAAWLSGLVDRLEADPVFRPHLTVRANNLLARRDGQIVLEHRPHQILGEPPTQVQVRATGPVLAALTAAEEPIRLDDLAGKLATDHAVPVHVVHALLAQMVSQRLLLSALRPATTCTDPLSAVTVGLQQAVADAAESTPGDGVLVRARATLGVLHTLAQRAASDTATPGARQRAQVAEAMTGLHPADESPVAVDLRLDADVRVPEIVAVEAASAAGALVRLATVGRGGWAAWHGRFLERYGPHAVVPVRDAVDADLGLGYPAGYHGTTPTPPPALTARDRKLLTLAQEAALRREREIVLDDAAITDLADSAPVRHVQPSTELTVTVHARTARDLDRGEFRLEVVGVSRNAGTVTGRFIDLLDPADRQRIASEYAALPGVTRGALRVQVSAATFYTVTEDVARAPQVMPHQVSLGEYHVNAPSRIALDDIAVTADADRVYLVSVSQRCVVEPIVLNAVEQVHYTLPIVRFLTEATTAFTTPCGGFDWGAASGLPFLPALRYQRSILSPARWLLPASALPAPATSWREWSRALASWRDTAGCPPGVYLGESDQRIHLDLAEPAHQALLRDHLRRTPTAVLRAAPPPDTAGWMGGHAHEIVVPLAATVDAAAPPRMLATAPVVDVREYGHLPGGGDRLFVKLYGHPDRQTPILTRHLPSLIRQLSPRARWWFLRYGDPEPHLRLRLTGDASTATLAEWTHDLRRVGLLARVQVDTDYPETARFGGPAAGPAADGVFAADSAAALTQLLAIDGRLAPAVRAVTAASLLDITTALIGDTNAGMRWLIDHTRPHRPAPPRDVYQRTVALANPDQTGLDILGDGTDLRTVWQRRREALNTYRDALHAAGAAVDSVLPDLLHLHHTRMIGPDPDSERACLHLARAAALSWTARARSQP from the coding sequence GTGTACCGGTACCTGGATGCGCTGGTGGTGCGCGCGTCGACCTGCTCTCCCGATTGGTTGGTCGGCGGTTGGCCGGACCTGACCGGCGCGGAGGCCGCAGGGTCGTGGCAGCGATGGTTGGAGCAGATGTTCGCGGTGCCGCAGTTCGCGGCGGCAGTGGAGTTGGCCAGCCCCGTGCTCGCCGACCGTGTCCGCTCGGTCTGCGCCAGCCGGGTCGGGGAGGGTGAGGCGCGGCGGGTAGTCGTGTCGGTCCTGCGGTACCTGCTGCGGGCGCGTGGCCGGGCGACGCCGTACGGCTTGTTCGCCGGGGTCGCCGCCGCCCGCTTGGCCCCCACCGCCGCCGTCCGGTTCGGTGACGGGCACCGAGCGGTGCTTCGGGTACGGGCGGCGTGGCTTTCGGGCCTGGTCGACCGGCTGGAGGCTGATCCGGTGTTTCGGCCGCATCTGACGGTCCGCGCCAACAACCTCCTGGCGCGCCGGGATGGGCAGATCGTGCTGGAGCACCGCCCCCACCAGATTCTCGGGGAGCCGCCCACCCAGGTACAGGTACGCGCCACCGGCCCGGTACTCGCGGCGCTGACGGCGGCGGAGGAACCGATTCGACTGGACGATCTGGCCGGCAAACTCGCCACTGACCACGCCGTGCCCGTTCACGTTGTGCACGCGCTGCTCGCGCAGATGGTGTCGCAACGGCTTCTGCTGAGCGCGCTACGGCCGGCGACTACCTGCACTGATCCCCTGTCCGCCGTCACCGTTGGCCTTCAGCAGGCGGTGGCCGACGCCGCCGAGAGCACCCCGGGCGACGGCGTGCTCGTCCGGGCACGTGCGACGCTCGGCGTACTGCATACCCTTGCGCAGCGGGCTGCGTCGGACACCGCGACGCCCGGCGCGCGGCAGCGCGCGCAGGTGGCCGAGGCGATGACTGGTCTACACCCCGCCGACGAGTCACCTGTCGCAGTCGATCTGCGCTTGGACGCCGACGTGCGTGTTCCTGAGATCGTCGCGGTAGAGGCGGCGAGCGCGGCCGGTGCCCTGGTGCGTCTCGCGACTGTCGGTCGAGGAGGGTGGGCGGCCTGGCACGGCCGCTTCCTCGAGCGTTACGGACCCCATGCGGTCGTACCGGTCCGTGACGCGGTGGACGCCGACCTTGGCCTGGGCTACCCCGCCGGTTACCACGGCACCACTCCCACACCGCCGCCGGCCCTGACCGCGCGTGATCGGAAGCTGCTGACCCTTGCCCAGGAAGCGGCGCTGCGACGCGAACGCGAGATCGTGCTCGATGACGCCGCCATCACCGACCTCGCCGACAGCGCACCAGTCAGGCACGTCCAGCCGAGCACCGAGCTGACCGTCACCGTGCACGCCCGTACCGCGCGGGACCTCGACCGGGGTGAGTTTCGGCTGGAGGTGGTCGGAGTGTCCCGCAACGCCGGCACCGTCACCGGCCGGTTCATCGACCTGCTCGACCCTGCGGATCGGCAGCGCATCGCCAGCGAGTACGCGGCCCTACCTGGCGTGACCCGTGGTGCGTTGCGTGTCCAGGTGTCGGCAGCGACCTTCTACACGGTCACCGAGGACGTGGCCCGCGCCCCACAAGTGATGCCGCACCAGGTCTCGCTCGGGGAGTACCACGTCAACGCACCCAGCCGGATCGCGCTGGACGACATCGCGGTCACCGCTGACGCGGACCGGGTCTACCTGGTGTCGGTCTCCCAGCGGTGTGTGGTGGAGCCGATCGTGCTCAACGCGGTCGAGCAGGTGCACTACACCCTGCCGATCGTGCGGTTCCTCACCGAGGCCACCACCGCCTTCACGACACCGTGTGGCGGGTTCGACTGGGGTGCTGCCAGCGGTCTGCCGTTCCTACCCGCCCTGCGCTACCAGCGGAGCATCCTGTCGCCGGCACGCTGGCTGCTACCGGCAAGCGCCCTGCCCGCCCCCGCCACTAGCTGGCGGGAGTGGAGCCGGGCCCTGGCCTCCTGGCGCGACACGGCCGGCTGCCCGCCTGGGGTGTACCTCGGCGAGAGCGACCAGCGCATCCACCTGGATCTCGCCGAGCCGGCTCATCAGGCACTGCTGCGCGACCACCTGCGTCGCACCCCGACCGCCGTGCTGCGCGCCGCGCCTCCGCCTGACACGGCTGGCTGGATGGGCGGGCACGCCCATGAGATCGTCGTCCCCTTGGCCGCGACGGTCGACGCGGCAGCACCACCACGCATGCTTGCCACCGCACCCGTGGTTGACGTCCGCGAATACGGACACCTCCCCGGCGGCGGTGACCGCCTTTTCGTCAAGCTGTATGGCCATCCCGACCGGCAGACACCGATCCTCACCCGACACCTTCCGTCCCTGATCCGCCAGCTCAGCCCAAGGGCACGGTGGTGGTTTCTGCGCTACGGCGACCCGGAACCGCACCTGCGGCTGAGGCTGACCGGTGACGCGAGCACCGCGACGCTCGCCGAGTGGACACACGACCTGCGCCGCGTCGGCCTGCTCGCGCGGGTACAGGTTGACACCGACTACCCGGAGACCGCTCGCTTCGGCGGACCCGCCGCCGGACCCGCCGCCGACGGGGTCTTCGCCGCCGACTCCGCGGCCGCGCTCACGCAGTTGCTCGCCATCGATGGCAGGCTGGCACCCGCTGTCCGTGCGGTGACCGCGGCGAGCCTGCTGGACATCACTACCGCCCTGATCGGCGACACCAACGCCGGTATGCGATGGCTGATCGACCACACGCGCCCGCACCGGCCCGCTCCACCCCGCGACGTCTACCAGCGCACGGTCGCGCTCGCCAACCCCGACCAGACCGGCCTGGACATACTCGGCGACGGCACCGATCTGCGGACTGTCTGGCAGCGTCGCCGCGAGGCGCTGAACACCTACCGTGACGCCCTGCACGCCGCAGGAGCCGCCGTGGACAGTGTCTTGCCTGACCTGCTGCACCTGCACCACACCCGCATGATCGGCCCCGACCCGGACAGCGAACGCGCCTGCCTGCACCTGGCCCGTGCCGCCGCGCTGAGCTGGACCGCCCGCGCCCGGAGCCAACCATGA
- a CDS encoding lanthionine synthetase C family protein, protein MSPTDPSALAASTAIAEALADPQAIQPAFQGRARPQSLAGGAVGIALLHIERARTGHGDDTVAHTWLKLAASQPISAGGNANLFHGAPALGLALHAAGTTRYRRALAALDDTTITLTRGRLADANARIDRGDPLLMREFDLIHGLTGLGVYHMHRHPGHPVTRDVLAYLVRLTCPLPGQRGTTNLPPWWMSVGLSGEPDSDHPHGHGNLGVAHGISAVIALLSLAVLHDLTTTSLRDALARLCAWTDQWRRDDDAGPWWPGYLTIDHTGRLEPSLRPRPSWCYGIAGAARAQQLAGIALGDARRQATAERGILAALRDPTRPALLPEIGLCHGKAGLLHAAFRMAVDARSPVLAAELPDLSGRLAAQLLGEPITEPELMDGAAGAALALHAVGTGTPPMSAWDAVLLLA, encoded by the coding sequence ATGAGCCCCACGGACCCGAGCGCGCTCGCGGCATCGACAGCCATCGCCGAGGCACTGGCCGACCCACAAGCCATCCAGCCCGCATTCCAGGGGCGAGCGAGGCCACAATCCCTCGCGGGCGGCGCGGTCGGTATCGCATTGCTGCACATCGAACGAGCCCGCACCGGCCACGGCGACGACACCGTTGCCCACACCTGGCTGAAACTCGCCGCGTCCCAGCCGATCAGCGCCGGCGGCAACGCCAACCTGTTCCACGGCGCACCAGCCCTCGGCCTCGCCCTGCACGCCGCCGGCACGACCCGGTACCGGCGCGCGCTGGCCGCGCTCGACGACACCACCATCACCCTCACCCGAGGGCGCCTGGCCGACGCCAATGCCCGCATCGACCGGGGCGACCCGTTGCTAATGCGCGAGTTCGACCTGATCCACGGCCTGACCGGACTCGGCGTCTACCACATGCACCGCCATCCCGGCCACCCCGTCACCCGCGACGTGCTCGCTTACCTGGTCCGCCTCACCTGCCCTCTCCCCGGCCAACGCGGTACCACCAATCTGCCGCCGTGGTGGATGTCGGTCGGCCTGTCCGGCGAACCCGACTCCGACCACCCACACGGGCACGGGAACCTGGGAGTCGCCCACGGCATCAGCGCCGTCATCGCGCTGCTCTCCCTCGCTGTCCTTCACGACCTGACCACCACCAGCCTGCGCGACGCTCTCGCCCGGCTCTGCGCCTGGACCGATCAGTGGCGCCGGGACGACGACGCCGGCCCGTGGTGGCCCGGATACCTGACCATCGACCACACCGGCCGCCTCGAACCGTCGCTTCGTCCCCGGCCCTCCTGGTGCTACGGCATCGCGGGCGCCGCCCGGGCCCAACAGTTGGCCGGCATCGCGCTCGGCGACGCCCGCCGACAGGCAACGGCCGAACGCGGGATCCTGGCCGCGCTGCGCGACCCGACCCGACCCGCCCTACTCCCTGAGATCGGCCTGTGCCACGGCAAAGCCGGCCTGCTCCACGCCGCATTCCGCATGGCGGTCGACGCCCGCAGCCCGGTACTGGCCGCCGAACTACCCGACCTGTCCGGCCGCCTCGCCGCCCAACTACTCGGCGAGCCGATAACCGAACCGGAACTTATGGACGGCGCGGCCGGAGCTGCCCTCGCGTTGCACGCCGTCGGCACCGGCACCCCACCCATGTCCGCGTGGGACGCAGTCCTCCTACTCGCCTAA
- a CDS encoding thiopeptide-type bacteriocin biosynthesis protein — protein MPSPWLQIAIELPDPDRAEHTAVTHLAPVLMKAEADRRIAGWFFIRKTPQWRLRYLPTEETTIAREHLFTRLDALIRERHITRAVEAVYEPETRAFGGDQAMAVAHELWHADSRHVLGYLATTAADPTTRRRRELAILLASTLLRAAGLDWYEQGDVWSKIAHHRTPPDNPSPDKTPAFQARLRRLMSTDLTNLNQPASPHLMLADWAAAFTTAGHDLAHLAGTGNLRRGLRDILAHHVIFAMNRISLPATTQAVLATHAATVIFGPDPTVQPATHATYQHAHATVTAARAGTG, from the coding sequence ATGCCGTCGCCGTGGCTCCAGATCGCCATCGAGCTGCCCGATCCGGACCGGGCCGAGCACACCGCCGTCACCCACCTCGCCCCCGTACTCATGAAGGCGGAAGCCGACAGGCGCATCGCTGGCTGGTTCTTCATCCGAAAGACACCCCAGTGGCGGCTGCGCTACCTCCCCACCGAGGAGACCACCATCGCGCGGGAGCACCTCTTCACCCGCCTCGACGCCCTCATCCGTGAACGGCACATCACCCGCGCGGTCGAGGCCGTCTACGAACCCGAAACCCGCGCCTTCGGCGGCGACCAAGCGATGGCCGTCGCGCATGAACTGTGGCACGCCGACAGCCGACACGTACTCGGCTACCTCGCCACCACCGCAGCAGACCCCACCACCCGCCGCCGCCGCGAGCTCGCGATCCTGCTTGCCAGCACCCTGCTACGCGCGGCCGGCCTGGACTGGTACGAGCAAGGCGACGTCTGGTCCAAGATCGCCCACCACCGGACCCCGCCCGACAACCCCAGCCCCGACAAGACCCCGGCTTTCCAGGCAAGGCTGCGCCGGCTGATGAGCACGGACCTGACCAACCTCAACCAACCGGCATCGCCGCACCTGATGCTGGCCGACTGGGCTGCCGCGTTCACCACCGCAGGCCACGACCTAGCCCACCTCGCCGGCACCGGCAACCTCCGCCGTGGGCTGCGCGACATCCTCGCCCACCACGTCATCTTCGCGATGAACCGGATCAGCCTCCCCGCGACCACCCAGGCCGTCCTCGCCACCCACGCCGCCACCGTCATCTTCGGCCCAGACCCCACCGTCCAACCAGCCACACACGCCACCTACCAGCACGCCCACGCGACGGTCACCGCAGCCAGAGCGGGAACCGGCTGA
- the fxlM gene encoding methyltransferase, FxLD system produces the protein MADFALDTISETDNSPEKVRNRLVDLLLADGRITSPEVEAAFRRVPRHLFAPGGVSVNAAYADDVVITKRGPDGRATSSISAPWLQAMMLHAARLHPGGRVLEIGSGGYNAALIAEVVGPRGTVTSIDIDSDIVGNARTALDIAGYPNVHVVQADADTGWPARAPYDAIIVTVEASDIPPAWTDQLAPDGVLVVPLRMRGNTRCLTLIRDGDHLTATDAVLCGFVPMQGAGANPVTRRALRGDDVTLRIDDPETRSLNLDALASALDGPGVDVWSEVTVPPATSFESLHLWLASQPHPYGLLAVDRDRAADMDPQNWVSCPALLTGDSIAYLTIRQLDDSTWEFGARGYGPDAIPLTQHVVDLIAVWDRDHRNQPGPDIRVYPAGVTIPPTRQPQLLVPRHHTTAAVTWTAAGDQR, from the coding sequence ATGGCTGATTTCGCGCTCGACACCATCTCGGAAACCGACAACAGCCCAGAGAAGGTTCGGAACCGGCTGGTCGACCTGTTGCTCGCTGACGGCCGGATCACCTCACCGGAGGTGGAGGCGGCGTTTCGTCGGGTGCCGCGGCACCTGTTCGCCCCCGGCGGGGTCAGCGTCAACGCCGCGTACGCCGACGACGTGGTCATCACGAAACGCGGCCCGGACGGACGCGCCACCAGTTCCATCTCCGCCCCGTGGCTGCAGGCCATGATGCTGCACGCCGCCCGCCTACACCCGGGCGGACGGGTGTTGGAGATCGGATCCGGCGGCTACAACGCCGCGCTCATCGCCGAGGTCGTCGGACCACGCGGCACGGTCACCAGCATCGACATCGACTCCGACATCGTCGGCAACGCCCGGACTGCCCTCGACATCGCCGGGTACCCGAACGTCCACGTGGTGCAGGCCGACGCGGACACCGGCTGGCCGGCAAGGGCACCGTACGACGCGATCATCGTGACCGTCGAGGCCAGCGACATCCCACCCGCCTGGACCGACCAGCTCGCCCCCGACGGTGTCCTCGTCGTACCGCTGCGGATGCGCGGCAACACCCGATGCCTCACGCTCATCCGCGACGGCGACCACCTCACCGCCACCGACGCGGTCCTCTGCGGCTTCGTTCCCATGCAAGGCGCTGGCGCCAACCCCGTGACGCGGCGGGCGCTGCGCGGCGACGACGTGACCCTGCGCATCGACGACCCCGAGACCCGATCCCTCAACCTCGACGCCCTGGCCTCCGCGCTGGACGGGCCCGGGGTCGATGTCTGGTCCGAGGTGACCGTCCCACCCGCGACGTCGTTCGAGTCGCTGCACCTCTGGCTGGCCAGCCAACCCCACCCCTACGGCCTCCTCGCCGTCGACCGGGACCGCGCTGCGGACATGGACCCGCAGAACTGGGTCTCCTGCCCTGCCCTTCTCACCGGCGACAGCATCGCCTACCTCACCATTCGCCAACTCGACGACAGCACCTGGGAGTTCGGTGCCCGTGGCTACGGCCCCGACGCCATACCACTGACCCAGCATGTCGTCGACCTCATCGCCGTGTGGGACCGTGACCACCGCAACCAGCCCGGCCCGGACATCAGGGTGTACCCCGCCGGCGTCACCATCCCGCCCACCCGGCAACCACAACTACTTGTTCCTCGCCACCACACCACCGCCGCGGTCACCTGGACTGCCGCCGGGGATCAGCGGTGA
- a CDS encoding GFA family protein: MPESVVASEVRTGGCLCGKIRFTVSGEPDYPHVCSCIHCQKRAGGPIQSWVSFPLEGLCWTGEGGEPTWFDTFPGETKRGFCAVCGSSVAAFDYGDTLIGINLSALDGQDDPRLVPVNQSFRDDAVSWLPQVPDTQHRTVS, from the coding sequence ATGCCCGAGTCGGTCGTCGCCAGCGAGGTCCGGACCGGCGGCTGCCTGTGTGGGAAGATCCGGTTCACCGTGAGCGGCGAGCCCGACTATCCCCACGTCTGCAGCTGCATCCACTGCCAGAAGCGGGCCGGTGGGCCGATCCAGTCGTGGGTCAGCTTCCCGCTGGAGGGGCTGTGCTGGACCGGCGAAGGCGGCGAGCCGACGTGGTTCGACACGTTCCCGGGTGAGACCAAGCGAGGGTTCTGCGCCGTCTGTGGCAGCTCGGTGGCTGCGTTCGACTACGGCGACACGCTCATCGGCATCAACCTCAGCGCGCTGGACGGTCAGGACGACCCCCGCCTCGTCCCGGTCAATCAGTCCTTCCGCGACGACGCGGTCTCCTGGCTGCCTCAGGTCCCCGACACCCAGCACCGCACCGTCAGCTGA
- a CDS encoding Hsp70 family protein, translating into MTVSDVQVDSVDVLATVLRRVAEEAARLVGGPVGEVRLVVPAGWGPRRRTWMRHAAHRAGLGQPTLVEAPVAVAEHLVAAGTQVVVGAFVVVCDLGAGAEVTVLRRGPTGFEVLATLADADVGGDAVDRDLVDALAGSSGDSGLGAAGDGRWVVLASVRAAKESLSWHPAVTVPLPSGAGVVVNGVMLEQVALPVVERAGRLTAEAIAAADLLPDDISGVYCVGGTSLLPMTAAVIGEAAKVTPVVVNDPVTAAVRGAAGVGMPAPPAEVADAVAVPSVRRAAAMVVPGFVSLGLVAQFLFTAEWNGALVYRWALLNWGELALAAVLAVVAALNAGTVLGALSAARTPSAEGSRSQGGQVGTGILAAVSLGVAVAGMYAIVGSLYLGLDVGPFLRWTLLPVAPMLVCALVAAVVAARGWRTPAGGWAEFLAFPNGSAVTAAAGMVLVQYSLTADRWPDMVLWIDLAGRVGGALLGVAVVMAVVGPLMLRLVLAAPVAVISAAIVSWRASGILGAVYAIAAAVWWLQRLWTRVVRATPPASMRAAG; encoded by the coding sequence GTGACCGTCAGCGATGTTCAGGTGGACTCGGTCGACGTTCTGGCCACAGTGTTGCGTCGGGTGGCCGAGGAGGCGGCGCGGCTGGTGGGTGGGCCGGTGGGTGAGGTGCGGTTGGTGGTGCCGGCGGGGTGGGGGCCTCGGCGGCGGACGTGGATGCGTCATGCCGCGCATCGGGCGGGGTTGGGGCAGCCCACCCTGGTGGAGGCTCCGGTCGCTGTCGCCGAGCACCTGGTGGCGGCTGGTACGCAGGTGGTGGTGGGCGCGTTCGTCGTGGTCTGTGACCTCGGCGCTGGCGCGGAGGTGACGGTGCTGCGGCGGGGCCCGACCGGGTTCGAGGTCCTGGCCACCCTCGCTGATGCGGACGTCGGTGGCGATGCCGTCGACCGGGACTTGGTCGACGCGCTGGCCGGAAGCAGCGGTGACAGCGGGCTTGGCGCGGCTGGTGACGGCCGGTGGGTGGTGCTGGCGAGCGTGCGGGCGGCGAAGGAGTCGTTGTCGTGGCATCCGGCGGTGACGGTTCCCCTGCCGTCGGGTGCCGGCGTGGTGGTGAACGGGGTGATGCTGGAGCAGGTGGCGTTGCCGGTGGTGGAGCGGGCGGGGCGCCTGACCGCGGAGGCGATCGCGGCGGCGGACCTGCTGCCCGACGACATCTCGGGCGTCTACTGCGTGGGCGGCACGTCCCTGCTGCCGATGACCGCTGCTGTGATCGGTGAGGCGGCGAAGGTGACACCGGTGGTCGTGAACGACCCGGTGACCGCGGCCGTGCGGGGGGCCGCCGGTGTGGGCATGCCCGCCCCGCCCGCCGAGGTCGCGGATGCGGTGGCGGTGCCGTCGGTGCGGCGGGCGGCGGCGATGGTGGTGCCGGGTTTCGTGTCGCTGGGCTTGGTGGCGCAGTTTCTGTTCACGGCGGAGTGGAACGGCGCGCTCGTGTACAGGTGGGCGTTGTTGAACTGGGGTGAGCTTGCCCTGGCCGCCGTGCTTGCGGTCGTCGCGGCGCTGAACGCCGGCACGGTCCTCGGCGCGTTGTCCGCTGCTCGTACCCCGTCTGCCGAGGGCAGCCGGTCGCAGGGTGGGCAGGTCGGCACGGGGATTCTCGCGGCGGTGTCGCTGGGTGTCGCGGTCGCGGGCATGTACGCGATCGTGGGAAGCCTGTACCTCGGCCTCGATGTGGGTCCGTTCCTGCGGTGGACGCTGCTGCCGGTCGCGCCGATGTTGGTGTGCGCGCTGGTGGCGGCGGTGGTCGCGGCGCGGGGATGGCGGACCCCGGCAGGCGGCTGGGCGGAGTTCCTGGCGTTCCCGAACGGCTCGGCGGTGACGGCGGCGGCCGGCATGGTGCTGGTGCAGTACTCGTTGACCGCGGACCGGTGGCCGGACATGGTGCTGTGGATCGACCTGGCCGGCCGGGTCGGCGGCGCTTTGCTGGGTGTCGCGGTGGTGATGGCGGTGGTGGGGCCGCTGATGCTGCGGCTGGTCCTGGCCGCGCCGGTGGCGGTGATCAGCGCGGCGATCGTCAGCTGGCGGGCGTCGGGCATCCTCGGGGCCGTCTACGCCATCGCGGCGGCAGTGTGGTGGCTGCAGCGGCTGTGGACCCGCGTCGTGCGCGCCACCCCGCCAGCCTCGATGAGGGCGGCCGGGTGA
- a CDS encoding BTAD domain-containing putative transcriptional regulator translates to MRWPRQVASVMVVVLLVVLPPVLLVRLAGWPLPSRPSLAQLQRWVAEPITAQTVTAALTIGGWLLWLLVVAAVVLRVLARVKAVARWMRRVPLPTPLQATATGLAGVAVFGTNAATAAPVADQPTATAPAAGDSREPLDERAPDRQAGVAGVVVPGGWMPRETAEQIAAAGALLWLRRRRFYRPAAPGPQPRDPDLAPLPAVVAVAQTAVTTDTDQQGDHTGQDTPAVGRQDGDEPIVVFPPGGVGLTGPGASDAARGILVTSALQALRDLASAMRLVTTRVDIDALLGPHPPVSAVAGIHVVPTLDDALAVVASQTPPVPPHPGEGQKTSRGRLLLLTHAPVNGSLVAATADSDVALIVVGEYPAGEAWSVDPSGRIRSPHSPDVRRRMCVLDRAAVRDILTVISPPEAITIGGSLTQPSPPPLLPHPRSPARNPNHQTGSDARRSDPSTVRLRVLGGVSVSFQDTAVTIRRSAALQALVFLAVHPDGVTGRDLVEAIWPGLPAHRVTGRLYTTMSDLRKAIRDTCGMALIEHADDRYRLSPDLDVDLWRLHHAVQQATTALTDRPQAWQAVIDQFDGALADGYAWPWLDAHREVVRRHVIDAHVALADAQPDRRQALALLQDAIRVDPYNEHLHQRAAQILAALGDQVAASDLLDAYGKRLAHAGLTATDLPPEAGRAVR, encoded by the coding sequence GTGCGGTGGCCGCGGCAGGTCGCGTCCGTGATGGTGGTCGTGTTGCTGGTGGTGCTGCCTCCGGTGCTGCTGGTGCGCCTCGCCGGTTGGCCGCTGCCCTCCCGGCCCAGCCTGGCACAGTTGCAGCGGTGGGTGGCGGAACCGATAACCGCCCAGACCGTGACGGCGGCACTCACGATCGGTGGATGGCTGCTGTGGCTGCTGGTGGTCGCGGCGGTCGTCCTGCGTGTGCTGGCCCGGGTGAAGGCGGTCGCCCGGTGGATGCGGCGGGTGCCGCTTCCGACGCCGTTGCAGGCCACGGCTACCGGGCTCGCCGGAGTCGCGGTTTTCGGCACGAACGCCGCAACCGCCGCCCCCGTAGCGGACCAGCCCACGGCTACCGCCCCAGCCGCTGGTGATTCCCGTGAGCCGCTGGACGAGCGGGCCCCGGACCGGCAGGCCGGGGTGGCGGGGGTGGTGGTGCCGGGTGGCTGGATGCCCCGGGAGACTGCCGAGCAGATAGCCGCCGCTGGGGCGTTGCTGTGGCTGCGGCGCCGCCGCTTCTACCGGCCCGCCGCACCCGGCCCGCAACCACGTGACCCCGACCTGGCACCACTTCCCGCCGTTGTCGCCGTCGCCCAGACGGCCGTCACCACCGATACCGACCAGCAGGGTGACCACACCGGCCAGGACACCCCCGCAGTAGGTAGGCAGGACGGCGATGAGCCGATTGTGGTGTTCCCTCCCGGCGGGGTGGGCCTGACCGGGCCGGGTGCGTCCGACGCTGCCCGAGGCATCCTGGTCACGTCCGCCCTTCAGGCGCTACGCGACCTGGCCTCGGCGATGCGGCTTGTCACCACCCGCGTCGACATCGACGCGCTCCTTGGCCCACACCCGCCGGTGTCCGCCGTGGCGGGAATCCACGTGGTGCCGACACTCGACGACGCCCTCGCCGTGGTGGCATCGCAAACCCCTCCTGTGCCCCCACACCCGGGCGAGGGCCAGAAGACGAGTCGCGGCAGGCTTTTGCTGCTCACCCACGCCCCGGTCAACGGCTCTCTCGTGGCGGCTACCGCCGACAGCGACGTCGCCTTGATCGTGGTCGGGGAGTATCCCGCCGGTGAGGCCTGGAGTGTGGATCCGTCCGGGCGTATCCGCAGCCCTCACAGCCCCGATGTCCGCCGCCGTATGTGTGTGCTGGACCGGGCGGCGGTCAGGGACATTCTCACGGTGATCAGCCCGCCCGAGGCCATCACCATCGGAGGTTCGCTCACCCAGCCGTCTCCGCCGCCGTTGCTGCCACATCCCCGAAGCCCCGCCCGAAACCCGAACCACCAGACCGGCAGCGACGCCCGACGATCGGACCCGTCGACGGTGCGGCTGCGGGTCCTGGGCGGTGTCAGCGTCTCCTTCCAGGACACGGCGGTGACGATCCGCCGTAGCGCCGCCCTGCAGGCCCTCGTCTTCCTCGCGGTCCACCCGGACGGCGTCACCGGACGGGACCTGGTCGAAGCGATCTGGCCGGGCCTGCCCGCCCACCGGGTCACCGGCCGTCTCTACACGACGATGAGCGACCTCCGTAAGGCGATACGCGACACCTGCGGTATGGCACTCATCGAGCATGCCGACGACCGCTACCGGCTCAGCCCCGACCTGGACGTCGACCTGTGGCGGCTGCACCACGCGGTACAGCAGGCCACGACCGCCCTCACCGACCGGCCGCAAGCCTGGCAGGCGGTCATCGACCAGTTCGACGGTGCCCTCGCCGACGGGTACGCCTGGCCGTGGCTTGACGCGCATCGTGAGGTCGTCCGCCGGCACGTCATCGATGCCCACGTCGCCCTGGCGGACGCGCAGCCCGATCGCCGCCAGGCGCTGGCGCTGCTGCAGGACGCGATCCGCGTCGACCCCTACAACGAGCACCTGCACCAACGAGCGGCACAAATCCTGGCAGCCCTCGGTGACCAAGTCGCGGCGAGCGACCTTCTCGACGCCTACGGCAAGCGGCTCGCCCACGCCGGGCTCACCGCCACCGATCTTCCTCCTGAGGCGGGGCGCGCAGTGCGGTGA